TTCAAAAAGTTGTGAGACCTCACAGGAGAAGCCTTCCACGACATCTTCACCCGTAAGCGTATCTTCGCGCGTGAGCACCTTGATGTCTGTCTCTGAACGATACACCGTCACCGTTTTTGCCACAGGTTCAATCACCCAGACGAGTCGGGTCCCCGCAGCGAGATAGACAAGTGCCTTTTCAACGACCCGAAACTGTGCATCTGTCGGGGAAACAACTTCAACGGCAAGGTCCGGCGGGATGGAGAACGTTTTGCGTCTGTCATCAGGCAATCTCGCTGCTGAGATAAACGCAATATCTGGCATCAACACCCGGTCGCCAATTTGGAAGCCTGTGTCTGACGTATAAACCCGACCC
This genomic stretch from Candidatus Poribacteria bacterium harbors:
- a CDS encoding Uma2 family endonuclease, with the translated sequence MTVEEFLESDLERYEYVKGELIPMPPTSGEHGDISMSLVLFLGPYVHENQLGRVYTSDTGFQIGDRVLMPDIAFISAARLPDDRRKTFSIPPDLAVEVVSPTDAQFRVVEKALVYLAAGTRLVWVIEPVAKTVTVYRSETDIKVLTREDTLTGEDVVEGFSCEVSQLFE